Genomic window (Oncorhynchus masou masou isolate Uvic2021 chromosome 9, UVic_Omas_1.1, whole genome shotgun sequence):
GATTAATCAAGTTATGATTCTTACACTTAGTGTTATTATTGCCAGACGTATAAACTGTCATGTCCATTATCGGTGTCAACAGCATCAAGTGAAATGTGTGAATCATGACTGTCACACTGAAAACATTTCTCCCTGTCAAGACCAAATAAAATACTTCTGCAAAGAAACTGTATTGTCATACTGTCATTAAATACATAGTTTAATCATTTATTGCAACCATGAACTGTTAGACAAAATCCAGAGATTAATGCATTAAATGTTAATTACAAAACATTCAGACTTGTTTAGAGTAGGCCACTTCGTCTATAGATGCACAAAAAGAGCACCCATTACATGGCTTTTAAAATGTGTCATCAAAGTCGTCATCCGTGTAGAACAGACTCCCCAGAGAGAGGGTGGGGCATGGGTGCTTGGTGGGCGGGGGTTGATGACAGACTGGTGCTTTGCTCTCCTCGGGTATCATCATATGGGCAGGACCTCCTTCGCTATAGGATGCCTCTCCACAACGGGGGGTCGTCGACTTCAGCCTATCAAATGTCTTTCTGGTGCTCCTCCCCAGAAAACCACTACCCCCACCTAGCCCAGACAATTTGGAAAAACCACTACAGGCCAGTTGTCCAAAAGGGTTCTGGTTTTTGAACACCACATTAGGAACATTTGAGAACATTGAACCAGTGGTTTGGAACTCATCCATATGCATTGTACCTCCACTCCAGTTGGTCTCATCTTCCTCAGGAGAGGCAGTAAGGAACTGGGCCCACTTGGAGGCCTGTGACACTGCAGTACCAGAGGATCCAGAAGGTTGCGAGGTCGTCGCTGCATTTGCTCTGTAGGGGACTGAGGTTGAAGAGAGTTTGCTGCTGGTAGTTGAGGGTGGTTCAATTACAGTAGGGGGTTTGCTATAAGCTGTGACTGGTGGTCTGCAGGGAGCTGACTGTTTGGGAGACCACTGTACAGGGGCCAATGAGCTGGGGggtctgttgtgttgtggtggCTGTGGTAAAAAGCAAACCAGAGAAAGCATATTAGTTAGTACATACAAGGTACAGAATGCTTGGACATGTGCTGGTATGAATTAGCTTTAGCTGCTTACATTAGCAGACTTCCCTTTCACCCTCCAGCCTTGTGTAGGAGGCATGGTGTCCTCTTCTCCACTGTGATATCCCCTCCCCTCATTCTCCCCTcgacctctcttcctctttctgttGGCCCACATTAATAATCCATGCTGTCACATACCTATGCTCAATCTAAACACAGTCTGTCATACAGTGAAGGGTTAGAAGTTATTTTTACAGAAAATAAACAATCACATTGAAGTGGACTGAATGGTCAACTTTGACAATGATGAGTGGTGCTGTTGGTTTCTCAGGTATGGTTTTGGATCAGTGTTTTAGAATGGTGGCCAATTGATCCTCGGATGACCCTGTCAGATGACACTGGTGTTATTGAGAATCAGGGGGGTGTAGACAACAGTGGGTAATGACATGTAGGCCACTGTTTAGGCACAAACTTGTACAGACGTAACAAAATAATTAGCCTGACATGAGTC
Coding sequences:
- the mrnip gene encoding MRN complex-interacting protein, producing the protein MVQEFHVLRCCSCQTYQVQQVKKSKKWNCKLCGEKQSVIKEFGRGSGVDCRRHVQKANARRGEILEEQDQRVWSRWEEVDDVAEEEVVEKAQESCNQIAEEANGSRWGKYLQTSDEGVGQEEAEEEENVYMDRNHLQGNINVRKRKRGRGENEGRGYHSGEEDTMPPTQGWRVKGKSANPPQHNRPPSSLAPVQWSPKQSAPCRPPVTAYSKPPTVIEPPSTTSSKLSSTSVPYRANAATTSQPSGSSGTAVSQASKWAQFLTASPEEDETNWSGGTMHMDEFQTTGSMFSNVPNVVFKNQNPFGQLACSGFSKLSGLGGGSGFLGRSTRKTFDRLKSTTPRCGEASYSEGGPAHMMIPEESKAPVCHQPPPTKHPCPTLSLGSLFYTDDDFDDTF